Proteins encoded by one window of bacterium:
- a CDS encoding phage baseplate assembly protein V — MSLEQELKSLVEKLAPDLRSHMRLSLSGVVTKVYEDDYRVDVEIPGDNDEVLSLPFIPVKSPMAMDGWGIFALPEVDSEVSVAFWGGDPTNPYVDGSVLIQSRTPVGAKVGMIVITDRVGQCIKLKPQTGEIIVNGYNLKTAVTGSEAKSVDGSVAETIGENRNVIVGRKATTTVKGKSVRVLEKGETAVHGVLDDAATFDDPEDENYLKLKSAATLAQVMGNHVQRVEGGQTVDIDGLQSVTVGSDRKTKVLGADFEAVAKSKQVLVGGNLDIMVANAMGVPMPAAIQIGSPPPMINCWGGIFIPGASAPMVNGTLLATAFTTYTTAITTALATLAGAFSGPNPVIGSQIAGALGTFATAVGLAVGALLSAITASLSLRQFFAVP, encoded by the coding sequence ATGAGTCTTGAGCAGGAACTCAAAAGCCTCGTCGAAAAGCTCGCTCCGGACCTGCGTTCGCACATGCGCCTGTCGCTTTCGGGCGTGGTGACGAAAGTCTACGAGGACGACTACCGCGTCGACGTGGAGATTCCCGGCGATAACGACGAGGTTCTTTCGCTGCCCTTCATCCCCGTGAAGTCGCCGATGGCGATGGATGGTTGGGGCATTTTCGCGCTCCCGGAAGTGGACAGCGAGGTCTCGGTTGCGTTCTGGGGCGGCGATCCGACCAACCCGTATGTGGACGGGTCGGTCTTGATCCAAAGCCGAACGCCAGTCGGGGCCAAGGTCGGGATGATTGTCATCACCGACCGCGTCGGCCAGTGCATCAAGCTCAAGCCGCAGACCGGCGAGATCATCGTCAACGGCTACAACCTGAAAACCGCTGTCACCGGCTCAGAAGCAAAATCGGTTGACGGTTCGGTCGCCGAGACCATCGGCGAGAACCGGAACGTCATCGTCGGACGCAAAGCGACAACGACCGTCAAAGGCAAGTCGGTGCGCGTCCTGGAAAAAGGCGAGACGGCGGTCCACGGCGTGCTCGACGACGCGGCCACGTTCGACGATCCGGAGGACGAGAACTACCTGAAATTGAAGTCGGCCGCGACGCTCGCCCAGGTCATGGGCAACCACGTCCAGCGGGTTGAGGGCGGGCAGACGGTCGATATCGACGGCCTGCAGAGCGTCACGGTCGGTTCGGATCGCAAGACCAAGGTGCTCGGCGCGGACTTCGAAGCCGTGGCCAAATCCAAGCAGGTCCTGGTCGGCGGCAACCTGGACATCATGGTCGCCAACGCGATGGGCGTACCCATGCCCGCCGCGATCCAGATCGGCAGCCCGCCGCCCATGATCAACTGCTGGGGCGGAATATTCATCCCCGGCGCATCCGCGCCGATGGTCAACGGGACGCTGCTGGCCACGGCGTTCACCACTTACACGACGGCCATCACCACGGCACTGGCCACGCTCGCGGGGGCGTTCTCCGGACCCAATCCCGTCATCGGTTCGCAGATCGCCGGGGCGCTCGGCACGTTTGCAACCGCCGTCGGCCTGGCGGTGGGCGCGCTGTTGTCGGCTATCACCGCGTCGCTGTCGCTGCGGCAGTTCTTCGCGGTGCCGTAA